The Commensalibacter nepenthis genome has a window encoding:
- a CDS encoding OpgC family protein: MSIPTTKPGRDHRIDALRGLALIMMYVDHIPEDLLNRFTMRNVGFADAAEIFVLLAGYASWLAYGRKVSKDGLWGVVKKILHRCWKIYLFQMGLVLISLLSIYQWRRFCVLPVDFLEPELAHGYSIARQIWRLLLLDALPSNLNILPLYIILLGIFPLLYLLIQCRWWLAIGLSFIMWLGVNINPWFNFPNWLDPDGWFFNPFAWQFLFTIGIYGAIIAGKHQGSFPAYSWLKWLLSLYLLFSFFEAFPWQYWGLPDLRILHVSVPAKAYLSPLRLLDVVAIFYLVQSSELAKRLSEGKVGQFLALYGRHSLEIFSLSTVFDLWGRLMFASWGTSLMLQFIVNCIGVFLLYCLAVYLDKKRVKAKAMLNVK, translated from the coding sequence TTGTCTATTCCAACAACCAAACCAGGTAGAGATCATCGGATTGATGCTTTACGAGGTTTGGCATTGATTATGATGTATGTGGATCATATTCCAGAGGATTTGTTAAATCGTTTTACGATGCGGAATGTTGGATTTGCGGATGCTGCTGAAATATTTGTATTACTAGCAGGATACGCATCTTGGTTGGCGTATGGCAGGAAAGTATCAAAAGATGGTTTGTGGGGAGTTGTCAAAAAAATCCTGCATCGTTGCTGGAAAATCTATTTGTTTCAAATGGGATTGGTTCTGATTAGCTTATTAAGTATTTATCAGTGGCGGCGTTTTTGCGTATTACCTGTCGATTTTTTAGAACCAGAGCTAGCGCATGGATATAGTATAGCACGTCAAATTTGGCGTTTATTATTGTTGGATGCGCTGCCTAGCAATTTAAATATTTTACCGCTTTATATTATTTTATTAGGAATATTTCCTTTATTATATTTATTGATACAATGCCGATGGTGGTTGGCAATCGGGCTCAGTTTTATAATGTGGTTGGGGGTCAATATTAATCCGTGGTTTAATTTTCCCAATTGGTTAGACCCAGATGGATGGTTTTTTAACCCATTTGCTTGGCAGTTTTTATTTACGATTGGGATTTATGGTGCCATCATTGCAGGAAAACACCAAGGAAGTTTCCCTGCCTATTCATGGTTAAAGTGGCTTTTGTCTCTATATTTATTATTTTCATTTTTCGAGGCTTTTCCTTGGCAATATTGGGGATTGCCTGATCTGAGGATATTGCATGTGTCTGTTCCAGCCAAGGCATATTTGTCCCCTTTAAGATTGCTTGATGTGGTGGCTATTTTTTATTTAGTACAATCTTCTGAACTAGCAAAACGGCTTTCCGAAGGGAAAGTTGGACAGTTTTTAGCTTTATATGGTCGTCATTCGCTAGAGATTTTTTCTTTAAGCACAGTATTTGATTTGTGGGGTCGTCTGATGTTTGCAAGTTGGGGAACCAGTTTAATGTTACAATTTATTGTAAATTGTATTGGCGTTTTTCTTTTATATTGTTTGGCTGTATATTTAGATAAAAAAAGAGTCAAAGCAAAAGCGATGCTTAATGTGAAGTAA
- a CDS encoding Do family serine endopeptidase has product MKIRTRFLIQPCCLLFMGTTCLFPVSESKAQSSFFSFPLFHKAVQVGHSQRVPESFADLAEKLLPTVVNISSSKVLKPGQTTDDDEDEDSDEGDDESNAAPDPNSPFEKFFRNYMNNRGIPDDGNNHLQALGSGFVVDPAGWIVTNYHVIKDADQITVTLQNNHMLKATLKGVDERTDLALLKINPKTPLTATSFGNSDQSRVGDWVLAIGNPYGLSGTVTSGIISSRGRDIEQGPYDDFIQTDAPINKGNSGGPLFNMKGEVVGINTAIFSPSGGSIGIAFAIPSNEAKGIIDQLKKSGKVARGWVGIRIQEVSETIADSLNIQPFQGALVVQVDPNGPAAKAGIKAGDVIQTLDGNNVTAHTMPRLVAQMAAETKATIGILRQGKKLDLPILIASLPDDGAAQPDTHHDAQNEKEKIFLLKDLGVSVSNMTDLLRQKYNLSEKQQGVIIVGIDSRKGKNQSDLKVGDVIIGTNKSNITQTAELQKEITLFKQEAKKKNQQKPTMLLLIQSGNAMRWIAVPVKDSKK; this is encoded by the coding sequence ATGAAAATACGCACAAGATTTTTAATACAGCCTTGTTGCTTGTTATTCATGGGTACCACTTGTTTATTCCCTGTTTCAGAAAGTAAAGCGCAATCCTCTTTTTTTTCTTTCCCTCTTTTTCATAAAGCTGTGCAAGTTGGTCATTCTCAGCGTGTACCAGAAAGCTTTGCTGATTTAGCAGAAAAATTATTACCAACCGTGGTGAATATTTCGTCGAGTAAAGTGTTAAAACCCGGTCAAACAACAGATGATGATGAAGATGAGGACAGTGATGAAGGCGATGATGAGAGTAATGCTGCCCCGGATCCTAATTCTCCGTTTGAAAAATTTTTTCGAAATTATATGAATAATCGTGGTATTCCTGATGATGGCAATAATCATTTACAGGCATTGGGATCAGGATTTGTGGTCGATCCAGCAGGGTGGATTGTAACCAATTATCACGTGATTAAAGATGCAGACCAAATTACCGTCACGTTGCAAAATAATCATATGTTGAAAGCAACGTTAAAAGGGGTAGATGAGCGAACAGACCTAGCATTATTGAAAATCAATCCAAAAACGCCTTTGACCGCCACCTCTTTTGGTAATAGCGATCAATCAAGAGTAGGGGACTGGGTATTGGCAATTGGTAACCCGTATGGGTTATCAGGAACAGTAACCTCGGGTATTATTTCCTCTCGTGGGCGAGATATTGAGCAAGGACCCTATGACGATTTTATTCAAACCGATGCCCCGATCAATAAGGGGAATTCTGGTGGTCCTTTATTTAATATGAAGGGTGAGGTTGTTGGCATTAATACTGCTATTTTCTCTCCTTCTGGGGGATCAATCGGAATTGCTTTTGCTATTCCTTCCAATGAAGCCAAAGGCATTATTGATCAATTAAAAAAATCCGGTAAAGTCGCCAGAGGTTGGGTGGGTATTCGTATCCAAGAGGTCAGCGAAACCATCGCAGATAGTTTAAATATCCAACCATTCCAAGGGGCTTTGGTGGTACAAGTCGACCCCAATGGTCCAGCTGCAAAAGCAGGGATTAAAGCAGGGGATGTGATTCAAACTCTGGATGGAAATAATGTAACTGCGCATACGATGCCTCGTCTGGTTGCGCAAATGGCTGCTGAAACCAAAGCAACCATAGGGATATTAAGGCAAGGTAAAAAACTCGATTTACCTATTCTTATTGCCAGCCTACCTGATGATGGTGCTGCGCAACCTGATACACATCACGATGCTCAAAATGAAAAAGAGAAAATCTTTTTATTAAAAGATTTAGGTGTTTCAGTCAGTAACATGACTGATCTTTTAAGACAAAAATACAATCTTTCTGAAAAACAACAAGGGGTCATTATTGTTGGTATCGATAGCCGTAAAGGCAAAAATCAAAGTGATTTAAAGGTCGGCGATGTGATTATTGGTACGAATAAAAGTAATATTACACAGACCGCCGAATTACAAAAAGAAATTACTTTGTTTAAACAAGAAGCAAAGAAAAAAAATCAACAAAAACCAACGATGTTACTTCTGATTCAAAGTGGCAATGCTATGCGTTGGATTGCGGTGCCTGTCAAAGATAGTAAAAAGTAA
- a CDS encoding FUSC family protein, translating into MFYSLKKREIYSAVQQSLRLLLSIALSSLIAYVCRLHEPYWALITSVIVTQSRIVQTIQTSQDQIVGSLIGGVAGLIAIVLENYSQWSSLIVFTIVIIPMVALVAWRPSMRLGVVTLAVVFLFPSPGGMFERPFDRIMAIIVGVIASLAASYFILRPQARCNAFIHAKVAFDKLHILLHSVLTSHIIWEEVESMNDDVASELRDLASEIAEARKEHPNYTLEHSDPTLVKVYPILRRLQSDSIFVARAMDEYHQMLPDETRDVLKISLNQVFERFIQLCNEQADHSEPFFCSIQAANDFEAMIEPILKEIKENCPKTIQFTLEALCHDLILGHDVFMLSKKLRAFS; encoded by the coding sequence ATGTTCTATAGTCTTAAAAAACGTGAAATCTATTCTGCTGTGCAACAAAGTTTGCGCTTATTGCTCTCAATTGCTTTGTCTAGTTTGATAGCGTATGTTTGCAGATTGCATGAGCCTTATTGGGCGTTGATTACCTCGGTCATTGTAACGCAAAGTCGTATTGTGCAAACGATTCAGACCAGTCAAGATCAGATCGTTGGCTCTTTGATTGGTGGGGTGGCTGGGTTAATTGCTATTGTTTTAGAAAATTACTCACAATGGTCGTCGTTGATCGTGTTTACGATTGTGATTATTCCAATGGTTGCTTTGGTTGCTTGGCGACCCTCTATGCGTTTGGGGGTTGTCACTTTGGCGGTGGTGTTTTTATTTCCGTCTCCTGGTGGGATGTTTGAGCGTCCTTTTGACCGTATAATGGCCATTATTGTTGGGGTGATTGCGTCTCTTGCTGCCAGTTATTTTATTTTACGTCCACAAGCACGATGCAATGCGTTTATTCATGCTAAGGTTGCGTTTGATAAATTACATATATTGCTACATTCTGTTTTAACGTCCCATATCATATGGGAAGAAGTTGAATCAATGAATGACGATGTTGCCTCTGAATTACGTGATTTAGCTAGTGAAATCGCCGAAGCACGCAAAGAGCATCCAAATTATACGCTGGAACATTCAGACCCTACATTGGTAAAAGTCTATCCAATATTAAGGCGTTTACAAAGTGATAGTATTTTTGTTGCCAGAGCAATGGATGAATATCACCAAATGTTACCCGATGAAACAAGGGATGTTTTGAAAATCTCTTTGAATCAAGTGTTTGAAAGATTTATTCAGCTTTGTAACGAGCAGGCAGATCATAGCGAACCATTTTTCTGTTCTATTCAAGCAGCCAATGATTTTGAAGCAATGATAGAGCCTATCTTAAAAGAAATCAAAGAAAATTGCCCAAAAACCATTCAATTTACACTGGAAGCATTGTGTCATGATTTGATTCTTGGGCATGATGTATTTATGCTATCAAAAAAGCTAAGAGCGTTTTCTTAG
- a CDS encoding Trm112 family protein, translated as MTEQTSSPPIDPRLLSILVCPLTKGALIYDKEKNELISCNAALAYPIKEGIPVMLVDEARHLTDDEINKYK; from the coding sequence ATGACAGAACAAACCTCATCCCCTCCTATTGATCCACGTCTACTCTCAATTCTAGTATGTCCTCTAACAAAAGGTGCTTTGATTTACGATAAAGAAAAAAACGAACTGATTAGTTGTAACGCTGCTCTGGCGTATCCGATTAAAGAAGGAATCCCTGTAATGCTGGTTGATGAAGCCAGACATCTGACAGATGACGAAATCAATAAATATAAATAA
- a CDS encoding tetratricopeptide repeat protein has translation MTPFNNSSPSPAQLLSEDGSAVTSAQSTQHMIIDGNQNNFMQEVLDGSKTIPVLVDFWADWCSPCKQLTPVLEKVVIAAKGRIKLVKLNIDENPALTQQLMQVGLPIQSIPVVAAFWQGQIIDLFQGVQPESAIQKFIDQVLKAAGSAMPSEDFIEQGKEFLDNNQYEEAMGAYSQALELDPEKPEAWGGMIRALLAHSGPEAAQEVIEQVPENLLENGEITGAQAAIDLAIEGQKAQSEFQTFLDNVSANPDDHQARYDLATAYNAAGKRKEAANELLEIVKKDRSWNDEAAKKQLLRLFEAWGLDDPSTLEARRRLSSLLFS, from the coding sequence ATGACGCCTTTTAACAATTCTTCACCCTCGCCTGCACAACTCTTATCAGAAGATGGCTCTGCAGTTACTAGCGCTCAATCAACTCAACATATGATTATCGATGGCAATCAAAATAACTTTATGCAGGAAGTACTAGACGGCAGTAAAACCATCCCTGTGCTGGTAGACTTCTGGGCAGATTGGTGCTCTCCTTGTAAACAGCTAACCCCTGTTCTTGAAAAAGTTGTGATTGCTGCCAAAGGGCGAATTAAACTGGTTAAACTCAATATTGATGAAAACCCAGCCTTAACGCAACAATTAATGCAAGTGGGTCTACCCATTCAATCGATCCCTGTCGTTGCCGCTTTTTGGCAAGGTCAGATTATTGATTTATTCCAAGGAGTTCAACCTGAAAGTGCTATTCAAAAATTCATCGATCAGGTTTTGAAAGCAGCTGGCAGCGCTATGCCTAGTGAAGATTTCATTGAACAAGGAAAAGAATTCCTTGACAATAATCAATATGAAGAAGCAATGGGGGCGTATTCTCAAGCATTAGAACTTGACCCAGAAAAACCAGAGGCTTGGGGGGGAATGATTCGCGCATTATTGGCTCATTCTGGTCCAGAGGCTGCACAAGAAGTCATTGAACAAGTTCCTGAAAATTTACTTGAAAATGGTGAGATTACAGGCGCACAAGCTGCGATTGACCTTGCTATAGAAGGACAAAAAGCACAAAGTGAATTCCAAACGTTTCTCGATAATGTTTCTGCTAATCCTGACGATCACCAAGCACGCTATGATCTCGCAACTGCCTATAATGCAGCTGGAAAACGCAAAGAGGCTGCAAATGAATTATTAGAAATCGTAAAAAAAGATCGCAGTTGGAATGATGAAGCTGCTAAAAAACAACTTCTCCGTCTTTTTGAAGCATGGGGATTGGATGATCCATCGACTTTAGAAGCAAGAAGACGTTTATCCAGCCTCCTCTTTTCATAA
- a CDS encoding O-acetylhomoserine aminocarboxypropyltransferase, with amino-acid sequence MKQKFETLSVHAGAAPDPTTGARATPIYQTTAYVFDDVDQAANRFALSDPGNIYSRITNPTQAVLEERIAALEGGSAALATASGHAAEFLAFQTLMEPGDNFIAARQLYGGSINQFTHTFKSFDWHVRFADANDASTFEAQINDRTRAIFIESFANPGGIVVDIKKIAKIAQKHNIPLIVDNTMATPYLIRPFEHGANIVVHSLTKFIGGHGNSMGGIIVDGGNFDWKQSGKYPKITEPRPDYAGLVASDAFGNMAFALTARILGMRDLGPTISPFNAFLILTGVETLPLRMQRHCDNALSVATFLENHPKVSWVSYSGLKSNPYHALQQQYAPNGAGSVFTFGIKGGYDACVQFVSKLGLFSLLANIGDTRSLVIHPASTTHRQLTDTQKIAAGAGPDVVRLSIGIENAADIIADLEQALAII; translated from the coding sequence ATGAAACAAAAATTTGAAACCCTATCCGTGCATGCTGGTGCCGCACCCGATCCGACCACAGGCGCGCGCGCAACGCCTATTTACCAAACGACAGCTTATGTTTTTGACGATGTCGATCAAGCTGCCAATCGTTTTGCTTTATCTGATCCTGGAAATATTTACAGTCGTATCACGAACCCTACTCAAGCTGTTCTAGAGGAACGCATTGCAGCTTTAGAAGGAGGCAGCGCAGCCCTAGCAACCGCATCAGGTCATGCAGCTGAATTTTTAGCTTTTCAAACATTAATGGAACCTGGTGATAATTTTATTGCTGCACGACAACTTTACGGCGGATCGATTAATCAATTTACCCATACATTTAAATCATTTGATTGGCATGTGCGCTTTGCTGATGCAAATGATGCCTCAACATTTGAAGCTCAAATTAACGATCGCACCCGTGCTATTTTCATCGAAAGTTTTGCTAATCCAGGAGGGATCGTTGTTGATATTAAGAAAATTGCCAAAATCGCTCAAAAACACAATATTCCCTTAATCGTCGATAATACGATGGCGACCCCTTACCTCATTCGTCCATTTGAGCATGGGGCAAATATTGTCGTACATTCTTTGACCAAATTTATTGGTGGTCATGGCAATTCGATGGGTGGCATCATCGTTGATGGTGGTAATTTTGATTGGAAACAATCAGGAAAATATCCAAAAATTACAGAGCCTCGTCCAGATTATGCAGGTTTAGTTGCCAGTGATGCGTTTGGAAATATGGCATTTGCATTAACCGCACGCATCCTTGGAATGCGCGACTTAGGACCAACAATCTCACCATTTAATGCATTTCTTATCCTAACAGGTGTAGAAACCTTACCATTACGAATGCAACGCCATTGTGATAATGCACTCTCGGTCGCAACCTTCCTAGAAAATCACCCAAAAGTATCCTGGGTTTCTTATTCTGGGTTAAAAAGCAACCCATATCATGCATTACAACAACAATACGCTCCTAATGGTGCAGGTTCCGTGTTTACATTTGGGATCAAAGGCGGATATGACGCATGTGTTCAATTCGTATCCAAACTAGGTTTGTTTTCATTATTGGCAAATATTGGAGACACACGCTCTTTGGTTATTCACCCAGCATCTACAACACACCGTCAATTAACAGATACACAAAAAATTGCTGCTGGTGCAGGTCCTGATGTGGTACGTTTATCTATAGGGATCGAAAATGCAGCAGATATTATTGCTGATTTAGAGCAAGCATTGGCTATTATATAA
- a CDS encoding DNA/RNA non-specific endonuclease, with amino-acid sequence MKKIYIAALFGLLITVPAKAYLACPYVVPMPSITASSAPLINSEPTPLAGEADKKNCDSGYAWGFSTKTNVNVYAAEHITKDQILKAREMRRFGTFDNRDPLIQNYRNSGYDRGHMAPSGDMGDYESQVKTFVPQNLVPQTRQLNSGKWNWIENQTRQMAVQNSEVYVVTGPYFQGRTKKVGKDNLWVPYATWKAIYIPSLKQAGVYFCRNTQKPICYIQTVAFFTEKTGIDPFPTLAHSIKEQKPNFPKMGKYQKKSNSPGKHQRYNY; translated from the coding sequence TTGAAGAAAATATATATTGCTGCTTTATTCGGATTGTTGATAACAGTTCCAGCAAAGGCATATCTTGCTTGTCCATATGTTGTTCCTATGCCTTCTATCACCGCTTCATCAGCGCCATTAATCAATTCAGAGCCTACCCCATTGGCTGGTGAAGCAGATAAGAAAAATTGTGATAGCGGATATGCATGGGGATTTTCTACGAAAACGAACGTCAATGTCTATGCCGCGGAACATATAACCAAAGATCAAATACTCAAAGCTCGGGAAATGAGGCGTTTTGGAACATTTGATAACAGAGATCCTTTGATTCAAAATTATCGCAATTCTGGATATGATCGGGGTCATATGGCACCAAGCGGAGATATGGGAGATTATGAATCTCAGGTCAAAACATTTGTGCCGCAAAATCTGGTGCCTCAGACACGACAATTAAATAGTGGTAAATGGAATTGGATCGAAAACCAAACGCGCCAAATGGCGGTGCAAAATAGTGAAGTTTACGTTGTAACAGGTCCATATTTTCAAGGAAGAACGAAAAAAGTTGGTAAAGATAATCTGTGGGTGCCTTATGCAACATGGAAAGCCATTTATATTCCATCTTTGAAGCAAGCGGGGGTCTATTTTTGTCGTAATACACAAAAGCCAATATGTTATATCCAAACGGTGGCTTTCTTTACAGAAAAAACGGGAATTGATCCATTCCCAACATTGGCACACTCTATCAAAGAGCAAAAGCCAAATTTTCCAAAAATGGGAAAATATCAAAAAAAATCTAATTCACCTGGTAAGCATCAAAGATATAATTATTGA
- a CDS encoding LysE family transporter, with product MSFIGILILQFFALIIPGPDFLLVSRTGITDSKVAVCQVVAGICTGALIWMILSILGLHILFQTYPVVNQLVMLGGACYLMVLAYGIAVQSNQEVAEVKKIQGQFYFLKGLMCNLSNPKAIIYFASIFSALPLGSDITNILIIITLLLIESFVCFVGLGILFSHSTIKRTYYQYTKKIDIVSSFIFVFFALLLLIKFFVSLDL from the coding sequence ATGTCTTTTATCGGAATTTTAATCCTTCAGTTTTTTGCTTTGATTATTCCTGGACCAGACTTTCTTTTGGTTTCCAGAACAGGAATAACAGACAGCAAAGTGGCAGTTTGTCAGGTTGTGGCAGGGATTTGCACAGGTGCATTGATATGGATGATTTTATCCATCTTGGGATTACATATTTTATTTCAAACATATCCTGTGGTTAATCAATTAGTCATGCTGGGTGGTGCTTGTTATTTAATGGTTTTGGCTTATGGAATTGCTGTGCAATCCAATCAAGAGGTTGCAGAAGTTAAAAAAATTCAAGGTCAGTTTTATTTTTTAAAAGGATTAATGTGTAATTTATCCAACCCCAAAGCAATTATTTATTTTGCGAGTATTTTTTCAGCATTGCCTTTAGGATCAGATATAACGAATATTCTTATAATCATTACTCTGCTTTTAATCGAAAGCTTTGTTTGTTTTGTAGGGTTGGGAATTTTATTCTCTCATTCCACGATTAAAAGAACCTATTATCAATATACAAAGAAAATTGATATTGTTTCTTCGTTTATATTTGTATTTTTTGCATTGTTATTATTAATTAAATTTTTTGTTTCGCTTGATCTATGA
- a CDS encoding glycerol dehydrogenase, with the protein MLQIIQSPSKYIQGPNALQKIGCYGKLLADHYLVIADKIVMNITKDIIETSLVTESVQSHFELFNGECSKNEIQRLGDVLKAHNCRGVIGVGGGKALDTAKAIAFYNKVPVLIVPTIASNDAPTSALSVIYTEKGEFEEYLMYPTNPDMVFMDTTIVAKAPVRLFVAGMGDALSTYFEGRACSISRAKTMAGGKSTLAAMGLAKLCYETLLEEGYKAKLAVENGVSTAAVEHIIEANTFLSGIGFESSGLAAAHAIHNGFTVLEECHHMYHGEKVAFGTLVQLVLENASEEELETVLDFCDRIGLPITLAQIGVKEGDGFKEKKIMEVSKASCAEGETIHNMPFKVTPDQVYAAILTADALGQAWRE; encoded by the coding sequence ATGTTACAAATTATTCAGTCTCCTTCTAAATATATCCAAGGACCTAATGCCTTACAAAAAATCGGGTGTTATGGAAAATTATTAGCAGATCATTATTTGGTTATTGCTGATAAAATTGTAATGAATATAACCAAAGACATTATTGAAACAAGTTTGGTAACCGAATCTGTTCAAAGTCATTTTGAGCTTTTTAATGGCGAATGCTCAAAAAATGAAATTCAACGATTGGGTGATGTATTAAAAGCGCATAATTGCCGTGGAGTAATCGGTGTGGGTGGGGGTAAAGCTCTTGATACTGCCAAAGCCATTGCATTTTATAATAAGGTTCCTGTTTTAATTGTACCAACGATTGCTTCGAACGATGCACCAACCAGTGCTTTGTCTGTGATTTACACAGAGAAAGGCGAGTTCGAAGAATATTTAATGTATCCCACCAACCCAGATATGGTTTTTATGGATACAACGATTGTCGCCAAAGCGCCTGTTCGTTTATTTGTGGCTGGAATGGGGGATGCGTTATCGACGTATTTCGAAGGGCGTGCTTGTTCTATTTCTCGTGCCAAAACGATGGCTGGGGGGAAATCCACCTTGGCTGCAATGGGATTGGCAAAATTATGTTACGAGACATTATTGGAAGAGGGCTATAAAGCAAAATTAGCCGTTGAAAATGGTGTTTCAACCGCAGCTGTAGAGCATATTATCGAAGCAAATACATTTTTAAGTGGTATAGGTTTTGAAAGCTCTGGTTTGGCTGCGGCACATGCGATTCATAATGGATTTACGGTATTAGAAGAATGCCATCATATGTATCATGGTGAAAAAGTTGCTTTTGGAACTTTGGTGCAATTAGTCTTGGAAAATGCATCTGAAGAAGAGTTGGAAACCGTATTGGATTTTTGTGATCGTATTGGATTGCCAATTACTCTGGCTCAGATTGGGGTTAAAGAGGGTGATGGTTTCAAAGAAAAGAAAATTATGGAGGTCTCAAAAGCCAGTTGTGCAGAGGGAGAAACTATTCATAATATGCCGTTTAAAGTAACGCCAGATCAAGTATATGCTGCTATTTTGACCGCTGATGCGTTGGGTCAGGCTTGGCGAGAATAA
- a CDS encoding acyltransferase family protein: MTYDAVWPLCIILLIMVILLSLPIAVFRNIQVIQKTQNNRLYTIDGLRGYLAYFIVFLHATVWYNLISIHQFKGSEQTNVELLGTTGLCIFFMISAFLFWTRWLNHQGKIKVIPFYIKRFFRIAPIYYLCILCLFIAVMGKTNWHLEVSIGSFIKQIVAWFSFGLFSFPTINGYPYTSLLVMGVVWTIPYEWMLYLALPIIGVFSKNIWVSLCFAITLCVITILSQFYWKIHLIADNDMMPFASYAIGILIATLKHMKWQPPFRDFYGSLVMAGCIALLLAFCHKYPEPLMLLLGGVFFYCVVSGGSLFGLFKLPASQRMGRVSYSIYLCQGLVLYFFSDTLVFVKQLILRSIWHYWSVFLGECIVLLFVACCLYIFIEKPCMDLGREIANKYTKNQRNKYAITK, translated from the coding sequence ATGACCTATGATGCGGTTTGGCCATTATGTATCATTTTATTGATAATGGTTATTTTACTGAGCTTACCAATAGCTGTGTTTCGAAATATCCAAGTGATTCAAAAGACACAAAATAATCGTTTATATACAATTGATGGTTTGCGTGGATATTTGGCCTATTTTATTGTTTTTTTGCATGCAACCGTTTGGTATAATTTAATATCAATCCACCAATTTAAAGGTTCAGAGCAAACGAATGTAGAGCTGTTGGGAACAACAGGTCTATGTATATTTTTTATGATTTCTGCTTTTTTATTTTGGACAAGATGGTTGAATCATCAAGGGAAAATAAAAGTCATTCCTTTTTATATCAAACGTTTCTTTCGAATAGCGCCGATTTATTATTTATGTATTCTATGTTTGTTTATTGCTGTGATGGGCAAAACCAACTGGCATTTAGAGGTTTCGATTGGCAGTTTTATCAAACAAATTGTTGCTTGGTTCAGCTTTGGGTTATTTTCCTTTCCAACGATTAATGGATATCCTTATACTTCTTTATTGGTAATGGGGGTGGTATGGACTATTCCTTATGAATGGATGTTATATCTAGCTTTACCTATTATTGGAGTATTTAGTAAGAATATTTGGGTATCTTTGTGTTTTGCAATAACATTATGTGTAATAACGATTTTATCGCAATTTTATTGGAAAATCCATTTGATTGCTGATAATGACATGATGCCTTTTGCGTCTTATGCGATTGGTATATTAATTGCAACATTAAAGCATATGAAATGGCAACCTCCATTTCGTGATTTTTATGGGTCGTTGGTTATGGCTGGGTGTATCGCTTTATTATTGGCTTTTTGTCATAAATATCCAGAGCCTTTAATGCTTCTGTTGGGAGGTGTGTTTTTTTATTGTGTTGTATCTGGAGGTTCTTTATTTGGTTTATTTAAATTACCCGCATCACAAAGAATGGGTAGGGTAAGTTATAGTATTTATTTATGCCAAGGTTTAGTTTTATATTTCTTTAGTGATACGTTGGTTTTTGTAAAACAATTGATCTTGCGTTCAATTTGGCATTATTGGAGTGTATTTCTTGGGGAATGCATCGTTCTTTTGTTTGTTGCTTGCTGTTTATATATATTCATTGAAAAACCTTGTATGGATTTGGGGCGAGAAATTGCTAATAAATACACAAAAAATCAAAGAAATAAGTATGCTATAACTAAATGA